Below is a window of Nocardia asteroides DNA.
GAAACGGTCGGCGGTCAGGTCGACCCGGCCCGCGTAACCGCGGGCCAGCTGGGCGCCGGCCAGGTACAGCTCGCCGGGCACGCCGGCGGGCACCGGCCGCAGCCTGCCGTCGAGGACGTAGACGCGGGTGTTGTGCACCGGCTCGCCGATCGGCACGGTGTGCGTGTCGGCGTCGACGACCTCGTGGAAGGTGACGTCGACCGCGGCCTCGGTGGGTCCGTAGAGGTTGTGCACGGCGGCGCCGGTCAGCCGTCGCAGCGCGTGCGCGGGGGCGGGCGGCAGCGCCTCGCCGGAGGCGAACACCAGCCGCAGCGAGGCGCAGCGCGCGGTGTCGCCGAGCGCGGCCACGAACATCGACAGCATCGAGGGCACGAAGTGAGCGACCGTCACCGACTCGGCATCGATCAGCTCGGCCAGGTAGGCCGGGTCACGATGACCGTCGGGCCGGGCCAGCACCAGTCGGGCGCCGATCTGCAAGGGCCAGAAGAACTCCCACACCGACACGTCGAAGGTGGCCGGCGTCTTCTGCAGCACCGTGTCGTTCGCGGTGAGTCGGTAGGCGTCCTGCATCCACACCAGGCGGTTGACGATCGCCGCGTGCGTCACGACGACGCCCTTGGGCGTGCCGGTCGAGCCCGAGGTGAAGATCAGGTACGCGGCCGCGGCCGGGGTGAGGGTGGCCAGGCGGTCGGCGTCGGTGATCGGGTCGGCCGCGTAGTCGGCGGTGTCGAGCTGTTCGAGGTCGAGCACGGCGACGGGCAGGTCGGCGGGCAGGTCGAGGCCGTCGGCCGCGCGGGTGAGCACGCAGACCGGGTCGGCGGCGTCGAGGACGGCGGCCAGCCGCTCGGCCGGATGCTCGGGATCCAGCGGCACGTAGGCGCCGCCCGCGGCGAGCACCGCGTACATGGCGACGACCAGGTCCACCGAGCGGCGCATACCGAGGGCGACGGTGCGGTCGGGCCGCACGCCGATCGAGATCAGCAGGCGGGCAAGGCGGTTCACGCGTTCGGTGAACGCCGCGTAGGTGAGGGATTCGCCCTCGAAGGTCAGCGCGGTCGCACCCGGAGTACGGGCCGACTGGGCGGCGAAGAGCGAGACCAGGGTCATGGTCTGGTCGACCGGGTACTCGGTGGCGTTCCAGGTCTCCAGGATCCGGGTGCGCTCGCCCGCGCTCAGCAGGTCGATGTCGCCGATCACGACGTTGGGATCGGCGGTCACCGTCTCCAGCAGCCGCAGCAGGCGGCTGCCGAAATCCGTGATGGTCTGCGCGTCGAACAGGTCGGTCGCGTACTCGAACCGGGCGAGCAGGCCGTCGGCGGTCTCGCGCACGGTGAGCTGGAGGTCGAATTTGGCGGTGCGGGTGTCGATCTCGAGTTCGGCGGCGGTCAGGCCGGCGAGCTCGAGTTCGGTCTGCGAGTTGTTCTGGAAGTCCAGCATCACCTGGAACAGCGGGTGCCGGGCGGTGGACCGCTCCGGATTGACGGCTTCGACGAGCCGGTCGAAGGTGACATCGGTGTTGGCCAGCGCGCGCAGGTCACCGTCGCGGACCGAGGCGACGAAGTCGGCGAAGCTCGCGCCGGAGTCGACGGCGGTGCGCAGCACCAGGGTGTTGACGAACATGCCGACGAGTTCGTCGAGCGCCTGATCGCCGCGGCCCGCCACCGGCGTGCCGATCGAGATGTCGTGCTGCCCGGACAATTTCGCCAGGGTGGCGGCGAAGGCGGCGTGCAGCACCATGAACAGCGAGGCGTGCGCGTCGACGGCGAGCGCGCGCAGCCGGTCGGTGATGGTGGCGGGCACGAGGAAGGCGTGCCGGGCGCCACGGCCGGTCGCCACCGCGGGACGCGGGCGATCGGCGGGCAGGGCGATCAGGTCGGGCAGGTCGGCCAGTTCCGCTGTCCAGAAATCGATCTGGCGCGCCATCGGCGAGTCCGGGTCGTCCTCGGCGCCGAGGGCTTCGCGCTGCCACAGCGCGTAGTCGGCGTACTGCACCGGCAGCGGGTGCCACCGCGGCGTCTCACCGGCCAGGTGGGCGGCATAGGCCACCATCACGTCGCGGGTCAGCGGCGCGACCGACCAGCCGTCGGCGGCGATGTGGTGCAGCACCAGCACGAGGACGTGCTCCTCGGCGGCGGTGCGCAGCAGGTGCAGGCGCACCGGCGGTTCCTGGTCCACCGCGAACGGCACCGCGGCCAGCGCGCGGATCCGGTCGTCGAGACCGGCCGGGTCCACGGTCTCCGGCTCGAGGGTGATGGTGAGCTGCCCGGCGGCCAGTACCTGCTGGAACGGGATCCCGTCGACGGCCGGGTAGCGGGTGCGCAGCGCCTCGTGCCGGTCGAAGACCGCGGCGACGGCGGCCACGAACGCGGCATGGTCGAGCGCGCCGGTCAGCCGGATCGCGGCGGCGATATTGTCGGCGACCGAGTCGGCGTCGAACTGGTTGAGGAACCACATGCGCTGCTGCGCGTAGGACAGCGGAACCCGCTGCGGCCGTTCGCCCGCCACCAGCGGCGCCCGGGTGGGCGCGGTCTCCCCGGCGCCGAGCCGCGCTGCCAGCGCGGTGACCGTGGACGCCTCGAACAGCACCTTGAGCGACACGGTGACCCCGAGCGCGGCGCCCAGCCGCGACACCACCTGGGTGGCGACCAGCGAGTTGCCGCCCAGGGCGAAGAAGTCGTCGTCGGCGCCGACCAGCTCGACCCCGAGTACCTCGCCGAACACCTGGGCCACCACGGTCTCGGTGCCCGCGGCGGGGGCACGGAAGGCACGGGCGGCGAACACCGGTGCGGGCAGCGCCCGGCGATCCAGCTTGCCGTTGGGGGTCAGCGGCAGCGCGTCGATCACCACGAACGCGGCAGGCACCATGTGCGGAGCCAGCGAAGTCCGCAGCGCGGCGGCGATCGCGTCGATGTCGACCGGGACACCCCGCACTCCCGCGACGCCGCCCTTGACATCCGAGGTCCCCGCGCCGACCCCACCCGGCGTCGGAATCGCGACGTCGGTCGTCGACGATTCGGTGTGCGGCACCAAGTAGGCCACCAGCTGGTCACCGCGATGGGCGTCGGATCGCACCAGCGCGACCGCCCGGCGCACCGACGGCTGGGCGAGCAGCGCCGCCTCGACCTCGCCGAGCTCGATCCGGAAGCCACGCAACTTCACCTGGTCGTCGTTGCGGCCCAGGTATTCCAGGGTGCCCTCGGCGGTCCAGCGGACCAGGTCACCGGTGCGGTACATCCGCGCGCCCGGCTCCCACGGGCAGGCCACGAAGCGTCCCGCGGTGAGTGCGGACCGGCCGCGGTAGCCACGCGCGACCTGCGCGCCCGCCACGTACAGCTCGCCCGCCACCCCGGCGGGCACCGGGCGCAGCCGGTCGTCGAGGACCCACTGCGCGATGCCGCGCAGCGGGGTGCCCAGCGTCAGCGGGGCGTCGGCGGTGAGCGGGGCGCTGATATTGGTGGCGACCGTGGTCTCGGACGGGCCGTAGGCGTTGACGAACGCGCGCGGCCGCGGACCGGCGGTCCAGCGGGCGACCAGGTCGGGCGGGCAGGCCTCGCCACCGACCATGACCATGCGCAGGTCGTCGAGCTGCGCGGGGTCGAGCACCGCCAGCCCGGACGGGGTCATCAGCGCGTGCGTGACCCGTTCCCGCACCAGCAGTTCGGCCAGCTCGGCGCCGACGTGGCGGCCCAGCGGGGCGATCACCAGCGTGGCGGCGGAGTTCACCGCCAGCAGCAGTTCCATCACCGAGATGTCGAACGACGGCGAGCCGACCTGCAGCACCCGCGCGTCCGGGGCGCCGAACATGCGGTCGGTCTCCTCGGCCGCGAACCCGGCGATGCCGGCCTGGGTCACCAGCACGCCCTTGGGCAGACCGGTGGAGCCGGAGGTGTAGATGACATAGGCCAGGTGCTCGGCGCGCAGCGGGCGCACCCGCTCGGCGTCGGTGAGCGGGTCGCTGGAACGGGCGGCGCAGTCGGCCATCAGCTTCAGCTCGTCCAGCACCAGCCATTCGGCCGGCCCGGGCAGGGCGTCCTGGACCTCGGACACCGTAAGACCCACTCGCGCGCCGGAATCGGTCACCATATGGGTGATCCGATCGAGCGGGTAGCTCGGATCGACGGGCAGCCAGGCCGCGCCGGCCTTGGCGATCGCCCACACGGCCAGCACCGATTCGACGGAGCGCGGAATCCCGACCGCGACGATGTCGTCGGGGCCGACGCCACCGTCCACCAGCACCCTGGCCAGGCGCGAGGAGGCACGGTCGAGTTCGCGGTAGGTGAGGGCGCGCTCGCCGTCGGTGACCGCGATCCGGTCCGCGTCGGCGGCGACGGCGGCCGCGAGCAGATCGGGCAGCAGTCCCGAGGCGGTGACCGGGGCGCCGCGCATGCCGGTGAGCCGGACCAGCTCGGCGTCGGAGAGCAGCGGGAGGTCGCCGACCGGAGTCGTCGGCGCGGCGACGGCCGCGGCGAGTAGTCGTACGAAACGGGCGCCGAGCTCGGTCATCTCGGCCGCGTCGAACAGGTCGGTGGCGTAGAGGGTGACCGCCTCGATGCCCGCCGGGCCGCCGCCGGGGCCGCGCCGTTCGGCGAGGGTGATCTGCAGGTCGAACTTGGTGATGTCGAGCTCGATCTCGTGCACCGAGACCGGGGTACCGCCCAGCTCGAAGCTGGTGTCGAGCCCGGCCTGGAAGTTCAGCGCCACCTGGAACAGCGGGTGCCTGGCCTGCGAGCGGGCCGGGTTGACCACCTCGACCAGCCGGTCGAAGGGGACGGTGGCGTGCGCGAAGGCGGCCAGGTCGGTCTCGCGGGTGTGCTCGAGCGCGGCGGTGAAGCTCGCGGCCGGGTCGATCTCGGTGCGCAGCACCAGGGTGTTGACGAACATGCCGATCAGGTCGTCGATGGCCCGGTCACCGCGGCCCGCGACACCGGTGCCGACGGCGATGTCGGTGGTGCCCGACAGCCGCGCCAGCAGCACGGCCAGCGCCGTGTGCAGCACCATGAACAGCGACGCGCCCGCCCGGTCGGCCAGCTCGGCCAGCTGCCGGTGCAGCGCGGGGTCGATGGTGAAGCTGGTGCGGGCGCCGCGCATGCTCGGCACGGCGGGCCGCTGCCGCGCCGATGGCAGTTCCAGCTGGTCCGGCAGCCCCGCCAAAGTCCGTTCCCAGAAAGCGATCTCGCGCGAGGCGAGCGACTGCGGATCGGTTTCGGCGCCGAGCAGTTCGCGCTGCCACAGGGCGTAATCGGCGTACTGCACGCTCAGCGGCGCCCAGCCGGGCTCGGTGCCCGCGACCGCGGCCTGGTAGGCGGCGAGCACGTCGCGCACCAGCACCTGCAGCGAGACACCGTCCGCGGCGATGTGATGCAGGACGACTGCCAGCGCGGACTCGCCCTGGTTCGCGCCGTCTCCGGGGACAACGAACAGCCGCGCCCGGAACGGCGCCTCGCGTTCGAGATCGAAACCGGCGCAGGCGAATCGAGCCAGCTCCGCGTCCAGCTCCGCGGCGCCGACCTCGGTGGGCTCGCCGATCCGCACGAGTTCGGGTGCGTGGACCACCTGTTCGGCGACCTCGCCCGGCACGTCCACGGCGGGGAACACCGTGCGCAGCGCCTCGTGCCGTCCGACGACGGCACTCAGCGCGGCGACCAGCGCGTCCGCGTCCGCGGCGCCGCGCAAACGCACCACGAACGGCATGTTGTAGCCGGGTGCCGACGGATCGAAGCGGTTGAGGAACCAGATCCGCTGCTGCGCGGGCGAGAGCGGGATCAGCGCGGGACGCGGACGCGCCGCGAGCACCGGCAGCTGCGCGGTGACACCGGCGTCGGCGCGCTCGGCGATCGCGGCGGCCAGCCGGGCCGGCGTGGTGGCGCCGAACAGGTCGCGCACGCCGAGGCGGCAGCCGAGATCGGCGCCGAGGCGGGCCGCCACCTGGGTGGCGACCAGGGAATTGCCGCCGAGGGCGAAGAAGTCGTCGTCGCGGCCGATCCGCTCCAGCCCGAGCACCTCGCCGAACACGCGCGCCACGGTCTGCTCCACCGGGCCGACGGGATCGGCGTAGGCCACCACGACCCGGGCCGGTGCGGGCAGGGCCTTGCGGTCCAGCTTGCCGGAGGCGTTCACCGGCAGCGCGTCGAGCAGCACGAACGCGGCGGGCACCATGTACGCGGGCAGCGCGCGCAGCGCGGCTTCGCGCAGCGCCTCGGCCGCGACCACACCCGGCTCGGCCTCCACGACATAGGCGACCAGCTGTTCGCCGACGCCCGCGTCACCGCGCACGACGACCACGGCCCGCGCCACGCCGTCGACGCTGTCCAGCACGGCCTCGATCTCGCCGAGCTCGATCCGCAGACCGCGCAGCTTCACCTGGAAGTCGGTGCGGCCCAGGTATTCCAGTTCCCCGTTGGTGGTCCAGCGGACCAGGTCGCCGGTGCGGTACATCCGCTCGCCGGGCGCGGCGAGATCGGCGACGAAGCGGCCCGCGGTGAGCTCGGGGCGGTCGACGTAACCCCGGGCGAGCTGTACCCCCGACAGATACAGCTCACCCGGAGCCCCGACCGGTACCGGCCGCAGCCGCGAGTCGAGAACATGGAGCCGGGTGTTGAACACCGGCGCGCCGATCGGCACCGTGGTCCGGTCCGCGTCGTTCACCTCGTGGAAGGTGACGTCGACCGCGGCCTCGGTCGGGCCGTAGAGATTGTGCAGCCGCGCGCCGGTGAGCAGCCGCAGCCGCTGCGCCAGGGCGGCGGGCAGCGCCTCGCCGGAGGCGAAGACCAGCCGCAGCGAGGTGCGCTCGGCGATCTCCTGCTGCGCCAGGAAGGCTTCCAGCATCGAGGGCACGAAATGGGCTACGGTGACGCCGTATTCGGCGATCACGGCGCGCAGGTAGCCGGGGTCGCGGTGCCCGTCCGGCTCGGCGAGCAGCAGCGTCGCGCCGATCTGCAAGGGCCAGAAGAACTCCCACACCGACACGTCGAAGGTCATCGGCGTCTTCTGCAGCACTACGTCCACGCCGTGCAGGCGGTAGGCGTGCTGCATCCAGACCAGCCGGTTGACGATGGCGGCGTGCTCGACCGCGACGCCCTTGGGCAGCCCGGTGGAGCCGGAGGTGAAGATGACGTAGGCGGGATGCCCGGGCCGCAGCGCGGCGGTGCGGTCGGCGTCGGTCAGCGGGAGGGCCGAGAACCCGGTGAGGTCGAGGGTGTCCACCGCGAGCACGGGCAGCGTGCCCGCGCCGGGCGCGCCGTCCCGGCTGGTGGTGAGGACGACGGCCGGCGCAGCGGTGTCGAGGATGTGCGCGATCCGGTCGGCCGGGTGATCCGGGTCGATCGGCACGTAGGCCGCGCCCGCGGCGAGCACCGCGTACATGGCGACGACCAGATCGGTCGAGCGGCGGATGCTCAGCGCCACCAGCGACTCCGGGCCGATGCCGTCGGCGCGCAGGCGGCGGGCCAGCCGGTTCACCCGCTGCGCCAGCTCCCGGTAGGTGAGGGTGGCGGAGTCCTCGCCCGCCATCCGCACCGCGACGTCGTCGGGGGTGCGGGCCACCTGGGCTTCGAACAGGGCGGGCAGGGTCGCCGCCCGCACCGCGCGCTCGGCCAGCGCGGCGTCGACGTCGAAGCCGGTCGCGTTCCAGATCTTGGTGCTGACCTGCAGTTCCAGCTCCGTCGCCACCTCGACCGCGCCGATCGCGGTGTCCAGGTCGGCCGCGGCCAGGCGCTCGAGGAAGCCGAGGAAGCGGGCGTGGTGGCGGGCGAGGGTGTCGGCGTCGTAGAGGTGGGGATTGGCCTCGAAGTCGACGTGCACGCGGTCGCGGTCGCCGTAGTAGACGTTGAGGCTCAGGTCCTCGATCGGGCCGGTGGACAGCACCCGGTAGCGGCCGGTGGTGGTGCCGAGGGTCAGATCGCTGCGGAAGAGCATGAAGTTGGCGAGCGGGCCGAACAGCGCGCGCCGGGCCGGACGACCGTCGTCCTCGGCGTCGCGGCGGATGTCCTCGGCCCGGTAGCGCTGGTGCCGCAGCGCCCCGGCCACCTCGACGCGGGCCGCGCGCAGCAGCTCGCCCCAGGTGGTGGTGGCGCCGGCCGCGCCGGTGGGCAGGCGCAGCGGCACGATATTGGAGAGCATGCCCGCCGAACGGCGCATGACGGCGGTGGTGCGGGCGGTGACGGGCAGGCTCAGCACCGCGTCGGGGCGGTCGGTGAGCCGGCCGAGGTAGGCGGCGAAGGCGGCGAGCAGGACCGCAGAGATGGTCGAATCATCGCTGGCGGCAATGGTTTCCAGCCGGTCGACCAGCTTCTCCGAGAGCCTGCCGCCGGTCACCAGGTTGATGGCGGCGCGCGGCGCGGTGCGGCTGTCCAGGCTGGTCGGGCTGTCCAGGCCCGCGATGCGTTCGGCCCAGTGCTCGCGGTCGTTGGCGAAGCGGGTGCTCTCACGGTAGCGCTGTTCACCTTCGACGAGTTCGGCCAGGTCACCGGGCACGACCTCGCGGGCCGGGGTGCCGAGCACGCGCGCGGTGTAGAGCTCGGCGATGCGCTGGGAGTTGGTGAAGGCGCCGTAGCCGTCGAGCACGATGTGATGTCCGCGCAGGTACCAGAACCAGCGCCGCTCGCCCACCCGCAGCAGCGCGCCGGCGACCAGGCGGTCGGTGAGCAGGTCCAGCGGCGCGCCGAACTCCGCGCGCATCCATTCCTGGGCGGCGGCGACGGGGTCGTCGTGGTGGCGCAGGTCGATCACCGGCAGCTCGGTCTCGACCGGGATGCTGTGGTCGACGACTTGGTAAGGGACGCCGTCGGATTCGCCGATGCGCACCAGCGGGGAGCCGTAGGCGTGCGCCGCCTCGGCCGTGACCTGTTGCAGCACAGCGGCATCCAGCTCGCCGGTGATGTCGACGTACTGGGCGATGGTGATCGGGACTTCGGGGTCGAGCAGCTGCGCGTACCAGACTCCCAGCTGGGCCGGGGTCAGCGGGAACGGCGCCGTCGCGGCGGCGCCGACCTCCGCGTCTTCTGGTCGCGCGCTGAACCCACCCAACTCCGTACCGTGCACCAGAGCCTCCTCGAATCGCGAAAAAAAGCACAGGCGAACCGTTTTCGGGCAGCACGAAGACACCTCTGGTACTCCGTGATGCGAGAAATTCGCCTAGGAGCGCAGTGGGCGCGTAGCGCCGCACTCGCGCAGGATCCCCGACAGATCATGTGGACGAGATCGACGACCCGGGGGCCGCCGGCGCGACGAACGGTGGTCCGCCGCGGGGTGCCTAGCTGTTGATCGTTCCTCCAACATCGCGGCCGCGGCTCGAGCCTCGCGCCCCGGCTTTGTCACTTACATCACATGGCTGCCTGTCCATGCATTGCAGACACTAGGCGGTCAGTTAATAAAAAGAAACTTTTTCCGCTAAAAAATCCGGACGATTGTCCAGGGGGTTTCGGGAGGTGCCCATGACCTGGGCAGCAGTGTGTGCTCCGCCACATCTACGCCGGATGTGTGAGCTACCGCACTTTCAGAAATGGAGACTATGAGCCGAAACGTTGCATCTGCGTTGCATCGGCACCGAGGCGCCGATCGAGCACCCGGATCTTGGCCTCGATCTGCGCATACAGGGGCGAATCGCGATCGACGGTGGCACGGTAGGCGGCCCACGCGGCGGCATCGTCACGCCCCTCGGGGCCCGCGGTCCACCGGCGCAGCACGCCGGGGTCGGCGGAGGCGAGCACCGCGGTGCGCAGCCGCACCCGGAGCTCGTCCCGGATGTCGCAAATACCCGGAGCCGACGATCTGGGGAGCACCGGACCGGCGTACAAGCGCAATGCGGATTCGATATCACCGGAGTCGAGGGCGGCCCGCAGGGCCTCCACATCGGTTGCGACATGAACCCGCAGACGGTAAGGACGCGATCCGACGACATTCGCGCCGACCACCGACCGCAGCCGCGACATCGCCGCGCGGATCGTGCCGTTGTCCAGATCGGTGTCGTCGAGCAGCAGCGCCAGATGATCGGCGCCGAGCCCTTCCGGATGTTCGGTCAGCAGCAGCAGGATCTCGGCATGGCGTTGCGAGAGGGAGATGCGCTCCCCCGCCACACTCAGTTGCGGCTGGCCGAGGCCGAGCACGTCGAGCCCCAGCCGCGTCGGTTCGGCGACATGGCCGGTGTGCCCGTTGCCCGCGGCCTCGGTCGCGGCACCGCCGCGCCCGGCTCGCATCGCCCGCAGCACCAGATCCATCTCGGCGGCCGTGGCCGCGGCCTTGACCAGA
It encodes the following:
- a CDS encoding GAF domain-containing protein; its protein translation is MVSNLAGGRPPRQATESGAQLGALEAYAAQAHGFLSAGGDQLTQLAGLLRPLVLESWLRSMRGGIDPADTLDGRGLRGADLVRYRDAHPIAALMPLIDKLLVQDAARAGLIVTVADQFGRVLSVHGHPEQVAAAAEIGVREGDDLSERRIGTNAVGLVVRTGRATWIHGPEHFLHRMHQITGAAAPVHEPDGRLIGVLMIAGGMRVAKPEILALVKAAATAAEMDLVLRAMRAGRGGAATEAAGNGHTGHVAEPTRLGLDVLGLGQPQLSVAGERISLSQRHAEILLLLTEHPEGLGADHLALLLDDTDLDNGTIRAAMSRLRSVVGANVVGSRPYRLRVHVATDVEALRAALDSGDIESALRLYAGPVLPRSSAPGICDIRDELRVRLRTAVLASADPGVLRRWTAGPEGRDDAAAWAAYRATVDRDSPLYAQIEAKIRVLDRRLGADATQMQRFGS